One region of Oryza sativa Japonica Group chromosome 5, ASM3414082v1 genomic DNA includes:
- the LOC107276151 gene encoding uncharacterized protein produces MEACSSPIFLEEKAAHQKEEEEEIHLRLLDQLFAPFDMFEGGDPVLHEWQYARPIYGKERDAAPPRHCHRLFRIKLSSKRGQALWSHRETRRFCAEREGGFPLRLARLAADGCCLELEDDGGQVGALSCFRLSTSQSGLSRKAEMVAAVVAAGSPPVRVVAVIRRLPGAGGDRLALTTNMWIARLAVRLHDKLFVLPPDGSTVTIAFSERWFRIPSKWTEEKLYARVGHEFINITAALEDLARNLYQMYEQEEQEEMILHEKQEQERRKQEELDREREELEMKPLAYIPLGHGDIKWESPDEAMHRRFELSVGTNGEVRCSFVEQECPRDMRWRLACYDRFVLPLTTMELQAVGFVEGYLDPKMDGFTEQRGKTVALRPVAMVSMSPQVDQIFSFKFLVDNLAIWLNDGVVLTGWSGITVSIHCGDDDNSCAFPSFTSADNWTHQVLEWKVDDNNPISCSCLLLQLNRKLCRLNAARIDWQEHDFGLSAIFALEAEEDQGLLYQQKQQENEELRLNALSLPGTLSGGGEGEGEYSLLFESPEESDWAKVSEPYVPKFPTEEEIQKREEWRKEQLKLVMEPIIQPVQEPRRGSNYFMCNPGSRSTTKAELPTDEPYAVLLYYWTLSDKSESKLQPKRNLHPRLVCLEWCTCAPSSILQVYTLEIIVADSLHSCKLDISGFVAIRDLRDGRRNYIFNREIGHPFTVVSRHGVLRLPTLSPRRAIHTNPEILLEFNLKIKRTGNGIDSYRELIQGVVEHPSIYRHDWSRVNELSILPCGNRSTPMMRLKLARILKGVEATVELQPLRLPPGGIDLRCTARSGRIADDIELFDGKYGGDDDTSLQFVVATELHGNMEIHLEGVCNGVSRRWCIGFVPKFHALFSQEVDLQFAQLLLTVAWSM; encoded by the exons ATGGAGGCTTGTTCATCCCCCATCTTTCTGGAAGAGAAAGCGGCTCAtcaaaaggaggaagaggaggagattcATCTGCGTCTATTGGATCAGCTGTTCGCCCCGTTCGACATGTTCGAGGGGGGCGACCCGGTGCTCCACGAGTGGCAGTACGCTAGACCAATCTACGGCAAGGAGAgggacgccgcgccgccgcgccattgcCATCGGCTTTTCAGGATCAAGCTCTCCTCCAAGAGAGGGCAGGCATTGTGGTCGCACAGGGAGACCCGTCGCTTCTGCGCCGAGCGAGAGGGCGGGTtccccctccgcctcgcccgcctcgccgccgacgggtGTTGCCTAGAGCTGGAAGATGACGGCGGCCAGGTGGGCGCCCTCTCCTGCTTCCGCCTCAGCACATCGCAGTCCGGGCTGTCCCGCAAGGCCGAGATGGTCGCGGCCGTCGTGGCGGCGGGCTCCCCGCCGGTGAGGGTGGTCGCCGTCATCAGGCGGCTTCCCGGCGCCGGAGGCGACCGCCTTGCCCTCACTACCAACATGTGGATCGCAAGACTCGCGGTGCGCCTCCATGACAAGCTGTTCGTTCTGCCCCCCGACGGCTCAACAGTCACCATCGCCTTCTCCGAGCGATGGTTCCGTATCCCCTCCAAATGGACGGAGGAGAAGCTGTATGCTAGGGTCGGCCATGAATTCATCAACATCACGGCCGCATTGGAGGATCTGGCCAGGAATCTCTACCAGATGTATGAGCAAGAGGAGCAAGAAGAGATGATACTTCACGAGAAGCAAGAGCAGGAGAGGAGGAAGCAAGAAGAGTTGGACAGGGAAAGGGAGGAGCTGGAGATGAAGCCTCTTGCCTACATTCCTCTAGGCCATGGGGACATAAAGTGGGAATCGCCTGATGAAGCGATGCACCGAAGGTTCGAACTATCAGTGGGCACCAATGGGGAAGTTCGCTGCAGCTTCGTGGAACAAGAATGTCCTCGCGACATGCGCTGGAGGCTTGCCTGCTATGACAGGTTCGTTCTGCCATTGACGACGATGGAGCTTCAAGCAGTGGGATTTGTGGAAGGCTATTTGGACCCAAAGATGGATGGCTTCACAGAACAAAGAGGCAAGACAGTCGCATTGAGACCTGTGGCAATGGTGTCGATGTCACCGCAGGTGGATCAGATTTTTAGTTTCAAGTTCCTAGTGGACAATCTAGCAATATGGCTCAACGACGGCGTTGTTCTTACTGGGTGGAGTGGAATCACGGTGAGCATCCATTGCGGAGATGATGACAACAGCTGTGCATTCCCATCCTTCACCTCAGCAGATAACTGGACACACCAAGTTCTAGAATGGAAGGTTGATGATAACAACCCAATATCATGTTCATGTTTGCTTCTTCAGCTCAATAGGAAGCTTTGCCGGCTAAATGCCGCAAGGATAGACTGGCAAGAACATGATTTTGGACTCAGTGCCATCTTTGCATTAGAAGCAGAGGAAGATCAGGGACTTCTGTATCAGCAGAAGCAGCAAGAAAACGAGGAGTTGAGGCTTAATGCGTTATCTCTACCTGGGACACTATcagggggaggggaaggagaaggcGAGTACAGCTTgttgtttgaatctcctgaggAATCTGATTGGGCGAAGGTTTCAGAGCCATATGTACCCAAGTTTCCAACTGAGGAGGAAATTCAGAAGAGGGAAGAGTGGCGCAAGGAGCAGCTTAAGCTGGTCATGGAGCCAATCATACAACCAGTGCAGGAACCAAGGAGGGGTTCGAATTATTTCATGTGTAACCCAGGCAGCAGGAGCACTACAAAAGCAGAGCTCCCAACGGATGAGCCATATGCGGTGTTATTATACTACTGGACCTTGTCCGACAAATCGGAAT CAAAGTTGCAACCTAAGAGGAATCTGCATCCTAGACTTGTTTGTTTGGAGTGGTGTACTTGTGCACCCAGCAGCATCTTGCAAGTTTACACCCTCGAGATCATTGTAGCTGATTCTCTTCATTCCTGCAAACTCGACATATCCGGATTCGTCGCGATTAGGGACTTACGTGATGGACGGCGCAATTACATTTTCAACAGAGAAATAGGCCACCCTTTCACCGTCGTATCACGACAT GGTGTTTTGCGGCTGCCAACATTGAGCCCTCGGAGAGCCATTCATACCAATCCTGAAATCTTGCTCGAGTTCAACCTGAAGATAAAGAGAACAGGTAATGGCATTGACAGTTACCGTGAGCTGATCCAAGGAGTAGTAGAGCATCCTAGTATATATCGGCACGATTGGTCCAGAGTCAATGAGCTGTCCATTCTACCTTGTGGCAACCGCTCTACTCCAATGATGCGCCTGAAGCTCGCCAGGATTCTGAAAGGCGTCGAGGCCACTGTTGAGCTCCAGCCGCTCAGGCTGCCTCCCGGAGGCATTGATTTGCGCTGCACAGCTCGGTCAGGCCGCATAGCTGATGACATTGAGCTTTTCGATGGCAAAtacggtggcgacgacgacacTTCCCTACAGTTTGTGGTAGCAACGGAGTTGCATGGCAACATGGAGATCCACTTGGAAGGAGTATGCAATGGCGTGAGCAGGAGATGGTGCATTGGTTTTGTGCCAAAGTTCCATGCTTTGTTCTCTCAGGAGGTAGACTTACAATTCGCTCAGCTTTTGCTGACTGTTGCCTGGTCCATGTAG